Genomic segment of Nostoc commune NIES-4072:
CTTACACCAAGCGATATACCCAACAGTTCTACAGGTCGATAAAAAAACGAAGCTCGATCCGAAGGAAATACTTCACGAGAGGCCAGTCGCGTCAAACCGTTTGCCCAAGCTGACAAAAAACTCTCACCAAGAACTCTGCCACAAGCAAGCTCATAACCCACAGCAGCAAGAACAGGAGCTTGATGTAGTCGCCTTAGTTCCAAACTGTTAATTGCTGCATCTGTTGCCACACTAAAAGGTGGTTTGCTATCAACGCGATAAAAAAGATAGCGTGCAAAGCCACTTTCTGGTGATTCCCAGTTATAGTTTGCCCCCAGATAATGTGTCAGAAAATCCAATTGATAACCGAAGCTTTTTGCTACTGCATCTGTCATAGAAACCACTTGCTTGCACGAAGTTTGATATTGAGCAATGCAGGTGACCAATCTCGAATATTGCGAAGGCGGGCAAGTAGTTCGGCAATTAGTTCAGAGTAATAGATAGTCACTGGTTTGCTAGCTGGAAGCAAGGAGCGCCACGATAATGATGTAAACTTTAGCACTTGCTCGGAAAGATACGTCAAGTCCCGATAAGTGGACTGTGGGTGTAGGTGAATTAATAAAGGGGTTGGTAAAGGCGATCGCGGCATTTTTACTAGTGCTGCACTATTAGTACACAAAAGTCGGGTATATCTTCCTAGTTGCACAATTATGCCTCGCTGTGGTGCTAATTGTCCTTTTTTAGCACCATCTTTCATAACAATACCTTGTTGCGACTTATCTAACAGGGTAAACGGGTGTTCGTGAGAAACTGTTAGGAAAGCAAATTCAATGTTTTGTTCTTCTCCAACCTCCGCAACGCACTGTGCGACAATATCTGCAACATCAAGGTTTTTGAAAGGTCTAGCAGCATGAAATACAAGGCGAACAGTATCTCCTGGTTGCCAACCGTTGCGTCGCTTAATGTCCTGTAAAATTGATACAGTAGATGTTTTCAAAATATTTGGATATTCAGAATAAGAACACTCTTGGGAAAGATTGCCCAAGAGGTAGTTCCCATCACCTCTAAAAACTGTTGTGATACCTACAAACCTTTGTCGCTCAAAGAAGCGACTCCCAGAAAGTTCACAGTTTCCTATGCCGATGACAAGTTCATCACTAATTGTGAGGTCATGATCTACTGTCCAAGGCAACCCGTTCATTTTGGCGTAGAGAGCAACACTGAGATTTTGCAGCGTGTATTGCAGTGAATAACGTGATTGCCCTAGAGTAGATGCCCGAATGCCTTGCACAGGGATTCCAGCCATTAGTAACAGAGCTTTGGACTGAAGATATGGATTTTCTGGGTCTGGAAGCCTTGCATGTTCGTCTAAGAGAATAACAATAGCTGCATCTGGCATGGTTTTTTCTAAAACCTGCGCCACAGCTTCTCTATAAGCGACTGCTGGCGGTTTCTGTTTACTATTGAGCCAGGGAATTTGCCGTAGAGTCAACTTAGGATTAACAAGACCAAAAATTTTGGCAAATCCACCTGAGTATTTGGAGTTTTCCTCCCAATATTCAATCCCATCTTGAAATACTTTTTTCTTGATACTAATTCCGTCTCGAAATGCTTTTAAAAAATTTTCCACTGCACCCTGAACGGTATCTGGAAAAAGAACCAATATTTCTGGGGATTTTTTTGAGAAAATCTCACGACTAAAAGGCCCATATTTCTCAATTCCTTTCCAAGCGTATAGGTTTCGTTTTGTTCGGGCCGCATCAAAGCAGTACTCTACTGGTGAAGCAGAAATCACCGTTTGATAACTATCATCATTCACTGCTTCAATACGATCTCTAATATACCCAAATAAATTAGGTGCAAGCTGCATAGGAGATTTTTTTGCTAGAAAAGTCTCCATGCGAATCAAAATATTGTCTAGTGCAGGGCCAGTTAAAAAATTAGCTTCCTGAATCAATCTTTCTGATTCAAAAGCATCATATTTATCTCCCAGCAATGTTTTGAGGCAACGGACAAAAGACGCTTTGGAGCCTTCTAGCCATACTTCATCTTCATTGATAGAAGTAATTCCATCGAATGATTCTAATAAGTTGACCGTTTTTTCATAGATGTGGCTGATTTTTCCAACCAAACGGCGTTGTCCTGGTTGAGGTTGGCGACGAACAACATATAGATCCTGAAGATTAACTCCTGCATTTTGTAGATCGCTCAGAGATGCAAGGATTTCCCAACGAGTTTCTAACCGTAGAAACAGACCAATAAATGTCTCCTCGTGTCGCAGTTCAACTAACTTTGCTTCGAGTGCAAATTTGGGTTTAATTTTGAAGGAAGAAATCAGTGATGGTAAGTCTTTGATCTTAGTAGCAATAGAACTGACTAACTCTTCTTTTTGAGAAAGGAATGTGAAGGGTTTAAATCGAAAAGCTGAATATTGGGCAAATATCTTTGGCAAGACACTATCAATGCGAGCTGCTAGAAGTTGCAGGTGTTCTTCAGTTTTCAATTCAACAGGTTTACCAAAGGTTTGTTCTTGTTGAGGCACTTTAGGGATTCCGTAGACTTTGCCAGAGCGCCAATGAAGAAACCAGTCCGACTGGAGTTTTTCTCGTAATTCTCGTAGCCCTCTATTATCTGGCATGTCTTGAACATAGGCGGTGAACGTATTAGCGGAAAGTTCTACCTTAAACCCGTTGAAGCAAATGGACATATGTAGCACTTACTTTATATCTGTGAAAATTTTGATGCAGTTTGTACCTCAGTCCCCTTGGTTATCTGAACTAAGGCAAGTACATTAGTACTGGTTAATTATTCTATATTTAGCGTATTTATTTACACTTTTTGGAAGAATACGCGATTCTCTAGATTTTTTTTATGTTCTAAGTTTTACTTTGTGGCTGGATAAGCGATCGCAGCGAAAGCTTCGCCTACAGGTATCTACAGATCAGCAAAGGTCTGGTTTATTGGCCTCTGCTAAAAGCGAGAAACAGCACAGTTCAGCAACCCGCCCTCCTGAAGTACACAGCGATGTCTACGACGGGCTGCGCCTACGCAAACTACAAAAATTCCAATTAAAAAATTTATCATACATTTCACAGTTTGAGTTACTGAGTGTGTTTTCACGACAGATGCTTTGCACCACTATCTTGAGAACACATCACTGATAATTTTGACTGTATAGGAAAAGAGAAGTAACAATAATAACAACACAAACCTGTTTTTGATAATTCCCAATTCCCAATCCCTAATTCCCCAAATCATGGCTATAGTCAGAGCTATCCCAGAACAAGGTCAACTGGTTAACGTTCGCTCCCGGCAATTCGTCGTCACGGATGTGCGTAATACGACTTTACCCACCAATCCAATGCTGAGTGCAGTGGAAAAAACTCAGCATTTGGTCAGTCTATCCTCCGTTGAAGATGATGGTTTGGGTGAAGAACTACAAGTAATTTGGGAATTAGAGCCTGGGGCATTAGTTTATGAAAAGATGGAGTTGCCCAA
This window contains:
- a CDS encoding Piwi domain-containing protein, whose product is MSICFNGFKVELSANTFTAYVQDMPDNRGLRELREKLQSDWFLHWRSGKVYGIPKVPQQEQTFGKPVELKTEEHLQLLAARIDSVLPKIFAQYSAFRFKPFTFLSQKEELVSSIATKIKDLPSLISSFKIKPKFALEAKLVELRHEETFIGLFLRLETRWEILASLSDLQNAGVNLQDLYVVRRQPQPGQRRLVGKISHIYEKTVNLLESFDGITSINEDEVWLEGSKASFVRCLKTLLGDKYDAFESERLIQEANFLTGPALDNILIRMETFLAKKSPMQLAPNLFGYIRDRIEAVNDDSYQTVISASPVEYCFDAARTKRNLYAWKGIEKYGPFSREIFSKKSPEILVLFPDTVQGAVENFLKAFRDGISIKKKVFQDGIEYWEENSKYSGGFAKIFGLVNPKLTLRQIPWLNSKQKPPAVAYREAVAQVLEKTMPDAAIVILLDEHARLPDPENPYLQSKALLLMAGIPVQGIRASTLGQSRYSLQYTLQNLSVALYAKMNGLPWTVDHDLTISDELVIGIGNCELSGSRFFERQRFVGITTVFRGDGNYLLGNLSQECSYSEYPNILKTSTVSILQDIKRRNGWQPGDTVRLVFHAARPFKNLDVADIVAQCVAEVGEEQNIEFAFLTVSHEHPFTLLDKSQQGIVMKDGAKKGQLAPQRGIIVQLGRYTRLLCTNSAALVKMPRSPLPTPLLIHLHPQSTYRDLTYLSEQVLKFTSLSWRSLLPASKPVTIYYSELIAELLARLRNIRDWSPALLNIKLRASKWFL